DNA from Nocardioides yefusunii:
CAGTACATCCCGCTGAACGACGCCGAGTACGCCGAGACCCAGGAGAAGCTCGCCGGCATCGCAGGCTGACGCCTCGACGCTCCACGGCAGCACACACTCACATGGCACCCACCAGCACCACGACCGCAGGCTCGCCCCGTCCCGGGGTGGGCCTGCCCGTCGTGCCCCCCGACCTGAACGCCAAGCGCCGTCCCGGCGAGACCGTGATCAAGGCCCTGCTGACGCTCTCGGCCCTCACATCGGTCGCGATCACCTTCGGCATCGTCTTCGCGGTCCTCGCCCCGGCAGTCGACTTCTTCAAGGAAGTCCCGTTCACCGACTTCTTCGCGACCAGCGACGAGCCCGGCGCGGTCAGCGCCGCAGTGCTCCCGCTCGTCGTGGGAACGCTGATCACGACCGTCGTCGCACTCGCGTTGGCCGTCCCGATGGGGCTCGGTGCCGCGATCTACCTCTCGGAGTACGCCTCCCCGCGTGCCCGGAAGTGGCTCAAGCCGACCGTCGAGCTCCTCGCGGGTGTCCCGTCGGTGGTCTACGGCTTCTTCGCGCTCTTCTTCGTGACGCCCGTGGTCCTGCAGGGGTGGCTCGGTCTGGACGTCAACTTCACCAACTCCTGGGCTGCAGGTCTGGTGCTGGGCGTCATGATCATCCCGACCATCGCGTCGCTGTCGGAGGACGCCCTCTCCGCGGTCCCGCACGCCCTGCGTCAGGGATCGTTGGCGCTCGGTGCGAACCGGATGCAGACCACGATCCGCGTCGTCCTGCCCGCAGCACTGTCGGGGATCGCGGCCGCAGTCGTCCTGGGGCTCTCCCGCGCGGTCGGCGAGACGATGATCGTGACCATGGCCGGCGGTTCGGTGAAGAACATGTCGCTGGACCCCTCCGAGCCGCACATGACGATGACGGCGTTCATCGCGACCACCGCCAAGGGTGAGAACCCCGTCGGTTCGGTCGAGTACAACGCCCTCTTCGCCGTCGCCGCCCTGCTGTTCGTGATCACGTTCGTGATCAACATGGTCAGCATCGCGATCGTCCGACGCTTCCGTCAGGAGTACTGATGAGCATCGCAACCCGTACTGCCCGCGACACCGTCGAGGCGACCACAGGGATCACGGCCTCCGACCTCACCGGACGCGGTCGTGACCGCAACGTGAAGTCCGTCCTCTTCCTCGTCGCCCTGTGGTTCTCGCTCTTCTTCGGCGTCGTCGTCCTGATCGCGCTCATCGTCGACACCGTCATCAAGGGCGCGCCGCGCCTCGACGCCGAGCTCTTCACCAACTACCACTCGAAGATCAGCCCCGACACCACCGGTTTCCGGGCCGGCATCCTCGGCTCGATCTGGCTCATGTTCGCCACCGCTCTCCTCGCGATCCCGCTCGGCATGGCGGCGGCGATCTACCTCGAGGAGTTCGCGAACAAGCGTTCGCGACTGCACCGCGTCATCGACGTCAACCTGCAAAACCTCGCGGCCGTCCCGTCGGTCATCTACGGCATGCTCGCCGTCGCCGTCCTGGCCCTCTTCGACCCGCCGTTCAAGGGCATCGTGATCGGTGGCGCGCTCGCGCTGGCGCTGCTGATCCTGCCCGTCATCATCATCACGACCCGTGAAGCGATCCGGGCGGTGCCCCAGGAGATCCGTCAGGGATCCCTCGCCCTCGGTGCGACGGTGTGGCAGACGACGTGGCGCAACACGCTCCCGTCGGCCGTCCCCGGCATCGCGACCGGCACGATCCTGGGCCTGTCCCGCGCGATCGGTGAAGCCGCACCGCTGCTCATGCTCGGTGTCGCGATGGTCCGCACCGACCCGACGGGCCTGTTCGACAAGGTGACCGCGCTCCCGATCCAGATCTACAACTTCTCCTCGGAGCCCAACGAGGCGTACCAGATCGCGTCGTCGGCGGCGATCGTCATCCTCCTCGCGATGATCCTGGGCATGAACGCCCTGGCGATCGTCATCCGCAACAAGTTCCAGAAGTCGTGGTGATCACCGTGAACAAGACCCCCAGCACCATCACCGTCAACGCGGCGCACGACCCCTACGCGCCGCACGTCCCGGAGGCCCCCGTGAGCCAGATCGCCACCCGCATGCAGTCCACCGCGCCGCTGCCGGCGCTGCCGCCCGACCCGGTGATGGCGGTCGAGGGACTCAACGTCTTCTACGGCGACTTCCACGCCGTGCAGAACGTCGACCTCGCGTTCGGACGCAACGAGATCACCGCGCTGATCGGGCCCTCGGGCTGCGGGAAGTCGACGGTGCTGCGCTCGCTCAACCGGATGAACGATCTCGTGTCGGGGGCCCGCGTCGAGGGTGCGGTGAACTACCACGGGCAGAACATCTACGCCCGCGGCGTCGACCCGATCGCGGTGCGCACCCACATCGGCATGGTCTTCCAGAAGCCCAATCCCTTCCCGAAGTCGATCTACGAGAACATCGCCTACGGTCCCAAGGTGACGGGCATGAAGGTCGACTCCATGGACGACCTCGTCGAAGAGGCGCTGCGCGGT
Protein-coding regions in this window:
- the pstC gene encoding phosphate ABC transporter permease subunit PstC, whose amino-acid sequence is MAPTSTTTAGSPRPGVGLPVVPPDLNAKRRPGETVIKALLTLSALTSVAITFGIVFAVLAPAVDFFKEVPFTDFFATSDEPGAVSAAVLPLVVGTLITTVVALALAVPMGLGAAIYLSEYASPRARKWLKPTVELLAGVPSVVYGFFALFFVTPVVLQGWLGLDVNFTNSWAAGLVLGVMIIPTIASLSEDALSAVPHALRQGSLALGANRMQTTIRVVLPAALSGIAAAVVLGLSRAVGETMIVTMAGGSVKNMSLDPSEPHMTMTAFIATTAKGENPVGSVEYNALFAVAALLFVITFVINMVSIAIVRRFRQEY
- the pstA gene encoding phosphate ABC transporter permease PstA; translation: MSIATRTARDTVEATTGITASDLTGRGRDRNVKSVLFLVALWFSLFFGVVVLIALIVDTVIKGAPRLDAELFTNYHSKISPDTTGFRAGILGSIWLMFATALLAIPLGMAAAIYLEEFANKRSRLHRVIDVNLQNLAAVPSVIYGMLAVAVLALFDPPFKGIVIGGALALALLILPVIIITTREAIRAVPQEIRQGSLALGATVWQTTWRNTLPSAVPGIATGTILGLSRAIGEAAPLLMLGVAMVRTDPTGLFDKVTALPIQIYNFSSEPNEAYQIASSAAIVILLAMILGMNALAIVIRNKFQKSW